In one window of Mucilaginibacter auburnensis DNA:
- the porL gene encoding type IX secretion system motor protein PorL/GldL: MAGKKKPYGINNIVSWGASIVIVGLMFKILHFPGSTYFIAGGLTVEALLFLMLGFQREEKEIDWTRVYPELNEDFAGELPKATVKQVSTGTGFSNTAALDKMLEDAKIGPELIASLGDGLRTFGDKVKGIARVTDAGEATMAFTEKVKTATASYDKLSVAFEGASKNLTDLAESNVDSKAYHEQVNNLAKNLSALNAVYELELQDSSAHLKSMNKFYQNLSLTMNNFNESLEDSKQFKDEVGRLAKNLASLNAIYGNMLSAMNQPRV, from the coding sequence ATGGCTGGAAAGAAAAAACCATACGGAATTAACAACATCGTTTCCTGGGGAGCATCAATCGTAATTGTGGGTCTGATGTTCAAGATCCTCCACTTCCCCGGATCTACTTATTTTATTGCAGGCGGATTGACCGTTGAAGCATTGTTATTTTTGATGCTTGGTTTTCAACGCGAAGAGAAAGAAATTGACTGGACACGCGTTTATCCTGAATTGAATGAAGATTTTGCAGGCGAACTGCCTAAGGCTACTGTAAAACAGGTTAGCACAGGCACAGGTTTTTCAAACACAGCAGCGCTGGATAAGATGTTAGAAGATGCTAAAATTGGCCCGGAACTGATTGCCAGCTTAGGCGATGGTTTACGCACCTTTGGCGATAAAGTAAAAGGTATTGCCCGCGTAACCGATGCCGGCGAAGCCACAATGGCCTTTACCGAAAAAGTAAAAACCGCTACTGCCAGCTATGATAAATTGAGCGTTGCTTTTGAAGGAGCCTCAAAAAACCTTACTGACCTTGCCGAATCAAATGTTGATTCAAAAGCTTACCATGAGCAGGTAAATAACCTGGCTAAAAATCTATCAGCTTTAAATGCTGTTTATGAGTTAGAGCTACAGGATTCAAGCGCGCACCTTAAATCAATGAACAAGTTTTACCAAAACCTTTCATTGACCATGAATAACTTCAACGAATCATTAGAAGACTCTAAACAGTTTAAAGATGAAGTTGGCCGCTTAGCTAAAAACCTGGCTTCGTTAAATGCCATCTATGGCAATATGCTGTCGGCTATGAACCAGCCACGTGTTTAA
- a CDS encoding ankyrin repeat domain-containing protein, giving the protein MSTELLEQYITEANVDALTALLTQNPALATKNTGYNVSPLMLSCYYKKPEITAVILNFVGDINLFEAAATGKFDTLAHLIYNQPDNINKYANDGFTALGLACYFGQFEAARYLVLKGADVNLPSRNGFNVYPLHSAVAGNYTDISRMLIESGADVNVKQQMGVTPLHSAAQNGNLELIILLLEKGAAVDVRMEGGKLPADLARTKGFAEIADILSQ; this is encoded by the coding sequence ATGAGTACAGAACTTCTTGAGCAGTATATTACTGAAGCCAACGTTGACGCGCTAACTGCTTTATTAACACAAAACCCCGCCCTTGCCACTAAAAATACAGGCTATAATGTTTCTCCGCTAATGCTTTCCTGCTACTACAAAAAGCCTGAAATTACCGCGGTAATTTTAAATTTTGTTGGAGATATCAACCTTTTTGAAGCAGCTGCAACAGGCAAGTTCGATACATTGGCTCACCTGATCTACAACCAGCCGGATAATATAAATAAGTATGCCAACGATGGTTTCACAGCGCTGGGTCTGGCTTGCTATTTCGGGCAGTTTGAAGCAGCGCGCTACTTAGTTTTGAAAGGTGCTGATGTTAATTTGCCGTCCAGAAACGGTTTCAATGTTTACCCCCTGCATTCGGCTGTAGCAGGTAATTACACTGATATTTCCCGCATGCTGATAGAAAGCGGCGCTGATGTAAATGTTAAGCAGCAAATGGGTGTTACTCCGTTACACTCGGCAGCGCAAAACGGCAACCTGGAGCTGATCATTCTGTTACTTGAAAAAGGCGCCGCTGTTGATGTACGTATGGAAGGCGGAAAACTTCCTGCTGACCTGGCCCGTACTAAAGGATTTGCAGAGATTGCAGATATTTTAAGCCAATAA
- a CDS encoding sensor histidine kinase, with product MKVHFFNRIDSPNRTPFYNYSTYQNLRVVKILSLIYIIVSLAIRLLVVLADLPIENIQNIDEFSQGNWISLGVTPFFYFSSAYLLKHYKENNRTRKIARLLSLAFAVFIMLSFMRTTFFTMHNPRNTLVMYLIGIIAVAVFFTFEYLETIAIALITGICFSLLLPLYQSGAGEIIMNNFASAILLTVFFCISRYSFSYRADNYLKLKAIEQKNLEIELAIRAKNEILGIVAHDLRNPLSAIKTVAAIMKMENKMDSEDHENLKMIEASCDKAANIINDLLEMAHDEQQQDFDTEKIELNQFLLKIVDDWVKSRQGQSNILYYGTNQPVFAYLNTEKMERVMDNLISNAIKFSGSNNHVDIVLRTDEDEVFIDIKDSGVGIPEDMLPFIFERFSRASRRGVRGEESVGLGLSIVRQIITKHGGNIKVSSIEKQGTTFTISLIRVS from the coding sequence ATGAAGGTGCATTTCTTCAATAGGATAGACTCGCCTAACCGCACCCCTTTTTATAATTACAGCACTTATCAAAACCTGCGCGTTGTTAAAATTCTAAGTCTGATTTACATTATTGTAAGCCTTGCTATACGTTTGCTGGTTGTACTGGCCGACCTGCCCATAGAAAACATTCAAAACATAGATGAGTTTAGCCAGGGCAATTGGATATCATTAGGCGTAACACCTTTTTTTTATTTCAGTTCGGCTTACCTGCTCAAACACTATAAAGAAAACAACAGAACAAGGAAGATAGCACGCCTTTTAAGCCTGGCATTTGCTGTGTTTATTATGCTGAGTTTTATGCGGACCACCTTTTTCACTATGCATAACCCGCGTAATACACTGGTTATGTATTTGATTGGTATTATTGCGGTAGCGGTATTCTTTACTTTTGAATATTTAGAAACCATCGCGATAGCGCTCATTACCGGTATTTGCTTCTCTTTACTTTTACCACTTTACCAGAGTGGGGCAGGCGAGATCATCATGAATAATTTTGCGTCGGCTATACTGTTAACGGTGTTTTTCTGTATTTCCAGGTACTCGTTTTCTTACAGAGCAGATAATTATTTAAAGCTGAAAGCCATTGAGCAGAAAAACCTTGAAATTGAACTGGCCATACGCGCTAAAAATGAAATTTTAGGTATAGTGGCGCATGATCTGCGTAATCCGCTCTCCGCCATAAAAACAGTGGCAGCTATTATGAAAATGGAGAACAAAATGGATAGCGAGGACCATGAAAACCTTAAAATGATAGAGGCCTCGTGCGATAAAGCCGCCAATATTATTAACGACCTGCTGGAGATGGCACATGATGAACAGCAACAAGACTTTGATACTGAAAAGATAGAACTCAACCAGTTCCTGCTAAAAATTGTTGACGATTGGGTTAAGAGCCGCCAGGGCCAAAGCAACATTTTGTATTACGGCACCAACCAACCGGTTTTTGCATATTTAAATACCGAAAAAATGGAGCGGGTGATGGATAATCTCATTAGCAACGCTATCAAATTTTCGGGCAGTAACAATCACGTAGACATCGTGTTGCGTACAGACGAAGACGAAGTGTTTATCGATATTAAGGATTCAGGGGTAGGTATTCCGGAAGATATGCTTCCGTTTATATTTGAGCGTTTCTCAAGGGCCAGCCGGCGCGGTGTTCGCGGGGAAGAATCTGTGGGGCTTGGGTTAAGTATTGTAAGGCAGATCATTACCAAACATGGTGGCAATATCAAGGTAAGCAGCATTGAAAAGCAGGGCACTACTTTCACCATTAGTTTGATAAGGGTTAGCTAA
- the porK gene encoding T9SS ring complex lipoprotein PorK/GldK — MKHIYFLFAVLSVGVLSGCGSSSDRGEVVGVPARSFRAEVPYGMVYVPSGSFLMGQTDQDVTFAQIAQTKQVTIPAFFMDQTEITNSQYRQFVNWVRDSIAITNYLNDPKYYITPKGANAPAANAGGKQYINWDYVKKNPIWTGARKGQADNKQKLQAMYYQGDDRVFDRDEIDVRLIKYNYSLMQLREAANYRTDKTKKRSDFIMRDTVAIYPDTLVWLADFSYAANEPMVEGYFSHPSFRDYPVVGVTWRQARAFTVWRTRYNEAYKNSRRMPLRSPYDLPTEEEFEYAARGGRIGTDYPWGGPYIKNAKGCLLANFKPGRGNYSDDGGTYTVKVRSYFPNDFGLYNMAGNVAEWTSSAYDASASTFVNDLAPTFHYDAKATDAEVMKRKVVRGGSWKDIGYFLQNSSRTYEYQDTAKSYIGFRCVTHFQGRDLLDRR, encoded by the coding sequence ATGAAGCATATTTACTTTTTATTTGCTGTTTTATCGGTTGGAGTTTTATCCGGATGCGGTAGTTCTTCAGATCGTGGTGAAGTGGTCGGAGTTCCGGCGAGATCATTCAGAGCCGAAGTACCTTACGGAATGGTTTATGTGCCCAGCGGAAGTTTCCTGATGGGACAAACAGATCAGGACGTTACCTTCGCCCAGATCGCACAAACCAAGCAAGTTACCATCCCCGCGTTTTTCATGGATCAAACCGAGATAACCAACAGCCAGTACAGGCAGTTTGTTAACTGGGTGCGCGACTCAATAGCTATAACCAATTACCTTAACGATCCAAAATATTACATCACTCCTAAAGGCGCCAATGCTCCGGCTGCGAATGCCGGCGGCAAGCAATACATTAACTGGGATTATGTAAAGAAAAATCCTATATGGACAGGTGCGCGTAAAGGACAGGCAGACAACAAGCAAAAGTTGCAAGCCATGTACTACCAGGGCGACGACCGTGTTTTTGACCGTGATGAGATAGATGTAAGACTGATAAAATACAACTACTCATTAATGCAACTGCGTGAAGCGGCCAATTACAGAACTGATAAAACCAAAAAACGTTCGGACTTTATAATGCGCGATACCGTTGCTATTTACCCGGATACACTGGTTTGGCTGGCCGATTTCTCATACGCTGCCAATGAGCCAATGGTTGAAGGCTATTTCTCACACCCATCTTTCCGCGATTATCCGGTGGTTGGTGTTACCTGGCGCCAGGCACGTGCGTTCACCGTTTGGCGTACACGTTACAACGAAGCTTATAAAAACTCAAGACGCATGCCTTTGCGTTCACCATATGACTTGCCAACCGAAGAAGAGTTTGAATACGCGGCACGCGGCGGCAGGATAGGCACAGATTACCCTTGGGGTGGCCCTTACATTAAAAATGCTAAAGGCTGTTTGTTAGCTAACTTTAAACCCGGCCGTGGTAATTACTCTGACGACGGCGGCACCTATACCGTTAAAGTTCGTTCTTATTTCCCGAATGATTTTGGCTTATATAACATGGCCGGCAACGTAGCCGAATGGACCTCATCAGCTTATGATGCTTCCGCCTCTACGTTTGTTAATGACCTTGCCCCTACTTTCCACTACGATGCTAAAGCTACCGATGCTGAAGTTATGAAACGTAAGGTGGTACGCGGCGGGTCATGGAAAGACATTGGCTATTTCCTGCAAAACTCATCACGTACTTATGAGTACCAGGATACTGCAAAATCATATATCGGTTTCCGTTGTGTAACACACTTCCAGGGTCGCGATCTCTTGGATAGAAGATAA
- a CDS encoding uroporphyrinogen-III synthase — protein sequence MEERKKKVKSILVTLPKPENDKNPYTELAKKLNLKIDFRSFIHVEGVPAKDFRKDKVNLADFTAVIFTSRNSADHFFRICEEMRFEVPVDMKYFCLSETIALYLQKYIQYRKRKIFFGKQTASDLAEVLKKHSGEKFLYPCSDVAAEETQKFLLENGYNFTPAVLFRTVCSDLSDLADVFYDVIAFFSPSSIQSLYKNFPDFKQNNTRIAAFGATTHKAVLEAGLILDIPAPTPGAPSMTMAIEQYVKQVNK from the coding sequence TTGGAAGAGAGAAAGAAAAAGGTTAAAAGCATTCTGGTTACTTTGCCGAAGCCCGAAAACGATAAGAACCCTTATACCGAATTAGCCAAGAAACTCAATCTGAAAATTGATTTCAGATCGTTCATTCACGTTGAAGGTGTGCCGGCTAAAGACTTTAGAAAAGACAAGGTAAATCTGGCCGATTTTACTGCCGTTATTTTTACCAGCCGTAACTCTGCTGATCATTTTTTCCGCATTTGCGAAGAGATGCGTTTTGAAGTACCGGTTGATATGAAGTACTTCTGCCTTTCAGAAACCATAGCCCTTTATCTTCAAAAATATATTCAATACCGCAAGCGTAAGATCTTTTTTGGCAAACAAACCGCGAGTGATCTGGCCGAAGTATTGAAAAAACATTCAGGCGAAAAATTCCTGTATCCTTGCTCTGATGTAGCAGCTGAGGAAACCCAAAAATTCTTGTTAGAGAACGGCTATAACTTCACCCCTGCGGTATTGTTCCGTACAGTTTGCAGCGACCTCTCTGACCTGGCCGATGTGTTTTATGACGTAATAGCATTCTTCAGCCCGTCAAGCATTCAATCCCTTTACAAAAACTTTCCAGACTTTAAACAGAACAATACCCGTATTGCAGCTTTTGGCGCTACCACCCATAAGGCGGTGCTTGAAGCGGGCTTGATATTGGATATTCCGGCTCCTACACCCGGCGCTCCATCCATGACAATGGCTATTGAACAGTACGTAAAACAGGTAAATAAGTAG
- a CDS encoding response regulator → MTRKVLVIDDNNDLLDLLREALSAEGYEVDCLPQIDNIYEAVLQSRAGLIIVDFILDGINGGELCHQIKINPRTSHIPVIMISGYTRVLESLGGDYGADHFLSKPFDLSELVDTVNNLFPKGESVA, encoded by the coding sequence ATGACAAGGAAAGTTCTGGTAATAGATGATAATAACGATCTTTTAGATCTGTTAAGGGAAGCCCTTTCAGCAGAAGGGTATGAGGTGGATTGCTTGCCCCAGATAGACAACATATACGAAGCTGTACTGCAATCTCGCGCGGGATTAATAATAGTTGATTTTATTTTAGACGGTATAAACGGAGGTGAACTTTGTCATCAAATAAAGATCAATCCTCGCACAAGTCATATACCTGTTATCATGATATCCGGCTATACCAGAGTATTGGAATCATTAGGAGGCGATTACGGCGCTGATCATTTTTTATCTAAACCTTTTGATCTGAGTGAACTGGTAGACACGGTGAACAACCTGTTCCCTAAAGGCGAGTCGGTTGCTTAA
- a CDS encoding DUF4271 domain-containing protein encodes MRVFIICLLLFFTVSTAFAQRDSVPRRRTFRSLIADTSALNVLDSVALAMQAKEKLAADSAAMQYVRAPDADAYVAEYLRQKLYHGNNFLDLKYISKGKFADGHIRHSRDRWIIIALLGLLLYTALLNLVWNAEIKQIFTSFYGKRSLSQVSGKEESTISAGAFIGLFVLFGLTFGLFLYQFANYKNIYYSLSGIGLFAWLSALIVILFAAKFVILKALGFIFDAANIVSEYISLLYLTYFTAAFVFLPVTICFSLLAAALIPVLMWVVFGVLAVVFALLYLRSSVNIISNIRFHKFYLFIYLCALEICPILILIKALKYNI; translated from the coding sequence ATGCGCGTTTTTATAATTTGCTTATTGTTATTTTTTACCGTTTCAACCGCGTTTGCGCAACGCGACTCAGTGCCGAGGCGGCGCACTTTCCGCAGTTTAATAGCTGATACTTCCGCTTTAAACGTGCTTGATTCTGTTGCGCTGGCCATGCAGGCCAAAGAAAAACTGGCTGCCGATTCGGCCGCTATGCAGTATGTGCGCGCGCCTGATGCTGATGCATATGTTGCTGAATATCTAAGGCAGAAATTATATCACGGCAACAATTTTTTAGATCTGAAATACATAAGCAAAGGCAAGTTTGCCGATGGGCATATCCGCCATTCGCGCGACAGGTGGATCATCATAGCATTGCTGGGTTTATTGCTTTATACGGCCCTGCTCAACCTGGTATGGAATGCCGAAATTAAGCAGATTTTCACATCTTTTTATGGCAAACGCAGCCTCTCGCAGGTTAGTGGTAAAGAAGAAAGCACCATTAGCGCAGGCGCGTTCATTGGTCTTTTTGTGTTATTTGGGCTAACTTTTGGCCTGTTCCTGTACCAGTTTGCCAATTACAAAAACATCTATTATTCGCTAAGCGGCATCGGTTTGTTCGCGTGGTTGTCGGCGCTTATTGTTATCCTTTTCGCGGCCAAATTTGTAATATTAAAAGCGTTAGGGTTTATTTTTGATGCCGCAAACATCGTGAGCGAATACATATCGCTGCTTTACCTCACCTACTTTACCGCTGCTTTTGTTTTTTTGCCGGTAACCATTTGCTTTAGTTTACTGGCTGCTGCTTTAATACCGGTTTTAATGTGGGTGGTTTTTGGCGTTTTAGCTGTTGTTTTTGCCTTGCTTTACCTGCGTAGTAGTGTAAATATCATTTCTAACATCCGATTTCATAAATTTTATTTATTTATCTATCTTTGTGCCCTCGAAATTTGCCCTATTTTAATATTGATTAAGGCACTGAAATATAATATTTAA
- a CDS encoding fasciclin domain-containing protein, with the protein MKKLFIAAFALATLAFGQTTFAQTKMVGGAAMYPTKDIVDNAVNSKDHTTLVAAVKAAGLVETLKGKGPFTVFAPTNEAFNKLPKGTVETLVKPENKATLTKILTYHVVAGKLSAADLAAKVKAGKGSAELTTVEGGKLWVKADGKKLYLVDEKGEKSWITIADVFQSNGVIHVVNTVVMPK; encoded by the coding sequence ATGAAAAAATTATTTATTGCGGCGTTTGCTTTAGCAACTTTAGCATTTGGCCAAACAACTTTTGCACAAACCAAAATGGTAGGCGGCGCAGCTATGTATCCAACAAAAGATATTGTGGACAATGCCGTAAACTCTAAAGATCACACCACGCTGGTTGCAGCAGTTAAAGCTGCCGGTTTGGTAGAAACTTTAAAAGGTAAAGGCCCGTTCACTGTGTTTGCGCCAACCAACGAGGCGTTTAACAAACTGCCAAAAGGTACTGTTGAAACTTTAGTAAAGCCAGAAAACAAGGCTACGTTAACTAAAATTTTAACCTACCACGTAGTAGCAGGTAAACTTAGCGCTGCAGACCTGGCTGCCAAAGTAAAAGCCGGTAAAGGCTCGGCAGAGTTAACAACTGTAGAAGGTGGTAAGCTTTGGGTTAAAGCTGATGGTAAAAAACTTTACCTGGTTGATGAGAAGGGCGAAAAATCGTGGATCACCATTGCAGATGTATTTCAAAGCAATGGCGTGATACATGTTGTTAACACCGTTGTAATGCCTAAATAA
- a CDS encoding DUF4349 domain-containing protein, with protein MKAKLLVMLAGIAMLAACQGYQERASSDIDSLVQDTVLVKTADMRLKVKNLQQAAEKVTKLVANNKGMVMHHDMQAEVLSRREIPLSDDSIKRLTVMNVNADMTVRMPSEKIEAFMDSLNHLSVYVDRRTMDIEDRTLEHVAGILKAENREENVKLRKKIKPSHTGADSILATADNVVDRKIDTYRMEADAAMSTVKLNIYENNVVQAEVVANEDLSAYSLPLLKRAGMALSTGWFYFTQLIVVLLHIWPFLLSASAVGVAIITYKKRKAAKVSI; from the coding sequence ATGAAAGCAAAATTATTAGTGATGCTGGCCGGCATTGCCATGCTCGCCGCGTGCCAGGGTTATCAGGAAAGAGCATCCAGCGATATTGACAGTCTGGTACAGGATACGGTGCTTGTAAAAACTGCAGACATGCGCTTAAAAGTCAAAAACTTACAACAAGCAGCCGAAAAGGTAACAAAGTTGGTTGCTAACAACAAAGGCATGGTAATGCACCATGATATGCAAGCGGAGGTATTGAGCCGGCGCGAAATACCGTTGAGCGATGATTCTATTAAGCGTTTAACTGTAATGAATGTAAATGCTGATATGACGGTAAGAATGCCATCCGAGAAAATTGAGGCGTTTATGGATTCATTAAATCACCTGAGCGTGTATGTTGACCGGCGCACCATGGATATAGAGGACCGTACGCTGGAACACGTAGCCGGAATATTAAAAGCCGAAAACCGTGAAGAGAATGTTAAACTTCGCAAAAAAATAAAACCAAGCCACACCGGAGCCGATAGTATTTTGGCTACTGCTGATAACGTAGTTGATCGTAAAATTGATACTTACCGCATGGAAGCCGATGCCGCTATGAGCACCGTTAAGCTCAATATTTACGAAAATAATGTGGTACAGGCAGAAGTGGTAGCCAATGAGGACCTGAGCGCTTACAGCTTACCGCTTTTAAAACGTGCCGGCATGGCACTGTCTACAGGATGGTTTTATTTTACTCAGCTAATTGTTGTACTGCTGCATATATGGCCTTTCTTACTATCGGCATCAGCGGTAGGCGTTGCTATTATAACTTACAAAAAGCGTAAAGCCGCAAAGGTTAGTATTTGA
- a CDS encoding transglutaminase-like domain-containing protein — MKFNVFTDMEYQIQSASTLLLSINALRNQHQTVLSEEFTISPYIKTEELPAVNGENRLIRFEVAEATTLKISYKATVDNCYKLVEYTDKPDIPVANLDPLIIPYLNPSRYCQSDKLFRLANNQFGHITNSFEKVLALTTWINQNVEYLSGFSNASTSAFDTVTEQAGVCRDFAHLGITLCRALNIPARYFTGYSYMLKPADFHACFEAYLGGEWILFDATGLAPLNGMVKIATGRDAADAAIANLFGDVLFTSMIVGCNLADGEIFIPFNYSVDSTAGICYL; from the coding sequence ATGAAATTCAACGTATTTACCGACATGGAATATCAAATACAATCGGCAAGTACGTTGTTATTGAGCATTAACGCGTTGCGCAACCAGCACCAAACAGTGTTGAGCGAAGAGTTCACCATTTCTCCATACATTAAAACGGAGGAGCTTCCGGCAGTGAACGGTGAGAACCGCCTTATCCGTTTTGAAGTTGCAGAGGCTACCACGCTAAAAATTAGCTACAAAGCTACTGTTGATAATTGCTATAAACTGGTTGAATATACAGATAAGCCTGATATTCCTGTTGCGAATTTGGATCCGCTCATTATTCCTTATCTTAATCCAAGCCGTTACTGTCAATCGGATAAGCTATTCAGGTTAGCTAATAACCAGTTTGGGCATATAACTAACTCTTTTGAAAAGGTGCTGGCCCTCACAACGTGGATCAATCAAAATGTGGAATATTTAAGCGGTTTCAGCAATGCCAGCACATCAGCATTTGATACCGTTACCGAGCAGGCCGGCGTATGCCGCGATTTTGCTCACCTTGGCATCACCCTGTGCCGGGCTTTGAACATTCCGGCGCGTTATTTTACCGGATATTCTTACATGCTCAAACCCGCAGATTTCCACGCTTGTTTTGAAGCTTACCTGGGCGGGGAGTGGATATTGTTTGATGCCACCGGCCTGGCGCCATTAAACGGTATGGTTAAAATTGCCACCGGCCGTGATGCCGCCGACGCCGCCATAGCCAATTTGTTTGGTGATGTGTTGTTTACCTCAATGATAGTTGGCTGCAATTTAGCCGATGGCGAAATTTTTATTCCTTTTAATTACAGTGTTGATAGCACCGCCGGAATCTGCTATTTGTAA
- the hemW gene encoding radical SAM family heme chaperone HemW codes for MAGIYLHIPFCKQACYYCDFHFSTSFKYKRELVDALVKEIHLQKNYLQGETIETIYFGGGTPSVLDESELNRLLAAIHANHTVASNAEITLEANPDDLDKAKVNALRKTDINRFSIGIQSFFDDDLLWMNRVHRGDEAESSVKRAQDAGFENITIDLIYGYPLLTDAKWKSNLNKAFELQVPHVSAYSMTVEPKTALASFISKKVYPPLNEQQSASQFMQLTDAMREKGFEHYEISNFCKPGHYSRHNTNYWRGVKYIGIGPSAHAYNGFTRQWNIPNNARYMQSVQQNIIPAEVEELTEENRLNEYIMTSLRTIWGLDLDRLNAIAGGSAPLLLKAARHHFDKGWISQHEKIIYLTQTGKLYADAIASDLFF; via the coding sequence ATGGCCGGTATTTACCTTCATATTCCGTTTTGCAAGCAGGCCTGTTATTACTGCGATTTTCATTTCAGCACCTCGTTTAAATACAAGCGCGAACTGGTTGATGCTTTAGTAAAGGAAATCCATCTCCAGAAAAACTATCTGCAGGGCGAAACAATCGAAACCATTTATTTTGGTGGCGGTACACCTTCTGTTTTAGATGAGAGTGAGTTAAACAGGTTATTAGCAGCTATCCATGCCAACCATACAGTAGCCTCAAACGCTGAAATAACGCTGGAAGCTAACCCTGATGACCTGGACAAAGCAAAGGTTAACGCCCTGCGCAAAACCGACATTAACCGCTTTAGCATCGGCATACAATCGTTTTTTGATGATGACCTGCTTTGGATGAACCGCGTGCATCGTGGCGATGAGGCTGAGTCGTCTGTTAAGCGGGCGCAGGATGCCGGATTTGAGAACATTACCATCGATCTGATCTACGGATACCCTTTACTCACGGATGCCAAGTGGAAAAGCAACCTTAACAAAGCTTTTGAATTGCAGGTTCCGCATGTATCAGCCTACTCCATGACGGTTGAACCTAAAACAGCCCTGGCATCATTTATTAGCAAAAAGGTTTACCCGCCGCTTAATGAGCAACAAAGCGCCAGCCAGTTTATGCAACTTACCGATGCAATGCGGGAGAAGGGTTTTGAACATTACGAAATATCCAACTTTTGCAAGCCGGGCCATTACTCAAGGCATAATACTAATTACTGGCGCGGCGTAAAATATATAGGTATTGGTCCGTCGGCTCATGCTTATAACGGGTTTACCCGCCAATGGAATATACCCAACAACGCCAGATACATGCAGTCTGTTCAGCAAAATATTATTCCCGCTGAGGTAGAAGAATTGACAGAAGAGAACCGCCTGAATGAGTACATCATGACCTCGCTGCGCACCATTTGGGGGCTTGATCTGGATAGGCTGAATGCTATTGCAGGGGGCAGTGCACCCTTGTTGCTCAAAGCCGCGCGGCATCATTTTGACAAGGGCTGGATCTCTCAACATGAAAAAATAATTTACCTCACCCAAACCGGTAAACTCTATGCCGACGCCATCGCTTCTGATCTGTTTTTTTAA
- a CDS encoding peptidase, giving the protein MTYCLGIKVKEGLLAIADTRITSGTDTTVKKKITIEQKDNFSLFIMTSGLRSTRDKAIVYFNELLETTEYNKLYKAVNAFGEQIKRVAQEDKASLEKAGFNFDLHSIIGGQLKDDDEHKLFLLYPEGNWVELGQGAPFIIIGNTGHGKPILNRTLNENSSLRLALKTGFLSFDSTRVSSNNVDFPIDVAVYKKDSFEIIEKRYEKKDLENISTQWAEELKAALDNISEDWMDAAFDKQT; this is encoded by the coding sequence ATGACTTATTGCTTAGGGATAAAGGTAAAAGAAGGATTGCTGGCCATAGCAGATACCCGTATAACATCGGGCACGGACACTACGGTAAAAAAGAAGATAACGATAGAACAAAAGGATAATTTTTCTCTTTTTATCATGACCAGCGGCCTGCGTTCAACGCGTGATAAGGCTATTGTATATTTTAACGAATTGCTTGAAACAACCGAGTACAATAAGTTGTATAAAGCAGTGAACGCCTTTGGCGAGCAGATAAAACGAGTTGCTCAGGAAGATAAGGCATCGCTTGAAAAAGCGGGTTTTAATTTTGATCTGCACTCTATAATAGGCGGGCAGCTTAAGGATGATGATGAACATAAATTGTTTTTACTCTATCCGGAAGGTAACTGGGTTGAACTGGGACAGGGCGCACCTTTTATTATAATAGGGAATACGGGCCACGGTAAGCCTATACTTAACCGTACGCTGAATGAAAATTCAAGCTTGAGGTTAGCGTTGAAAACCGGTTTTCTGTCTTTTGATTCTACAAGGGTAAGCTCTAACAATGTTGACTTCCCGATAGATGTGGCGGTATACAAGAAAGACAGCTTTGAAATAATTGAAAAACGATACGAGAAAAAAGATCTCGAAAATATATCAACCCAGTGGGCCGAAGAGTTAAAGGCCGCTTTAGATAATATATCTGAAGACTGGATGGATGCAGCATTTGACAAACAAACATAA